A window of the Lactobacillus amylovorus DSM 20531 genome harbors these coding sequences:
- a CDS encoding ribonuclease H family protein, protein MKIYAVKKGRVPGVYRNWDEAKKQVDGFSGAEYKSFENITDAIDYLGWQEKSHEETINRKDDTLENAIEKIKHNSKKPVKATKNKKTKKQNTQSSEYFATTYTDGGTRNTGVYKGGHVKKTDKAAWAYLIEWDGGSEDGSGGEYGATNNKMEQTALINALKKLIELGFNEKHLLFVLDSKYVLNAINQHWLQGWKKRGWKRSSGSLKNVPEWKELDRLLQSFPDSTFEWTKGHANNRGNEYVDHALNRYMDEHM, encoded by the coding sequence ATGAAAATTTATGCAGTAAAAAAAGGTCGCGTTCCAGGCGTTTATCGCAATTGGGATGAGGCCAAAAAACAAGTGGATGGTTTTTCCGGCGCTGAATATAAATCCTTTGAGAATATCACCGATGCAATTGATTATTTGGGCTGGCAAGAAAAGTCACATGAAGAAACAATCAACCGCAAAGATGACACGCTAGAAAATGCCATCGAAAAAATAAAGCATAACAGTAAAAAGCCGGTTAAGGCAACCAAAAATAAGAAAACAAAAAAGCAAAATACCCAATCTAGTGAGTATTTTGCGACTACTTATACTGATGGCGGTACCCGAAATACCGGTGTTTATAAGGGCGGCCACGTTAAAAAGACAGATAAGGCTGCCTGGGCCTACTTAATTGAGTGGGATGGCGGCTCTGAAGATGGTTCTGGTGGCGAATACGGCGCAACCAACAACAAGATGGAGCAGACTGCTTTGATCAATGCATTGAAAAAGCTAATTGAGCTTGGCTTTAACGAAAAGCATTTGTTGTTTGTGCTTGATTCAAAATACGTTTTAAATGCTATTAATCAGCACTGGCTCCAAGGTTGGAAGAAACGCGGCTGGAAACGCTCATCAGGTTCATTAAAGAATGTGCCTGAATGGAAAGAACTAGACCGCTTGTTGCAATCCTTCCCTGACAGCACCTTTGAATGGACTAAAGGCCACGCCAATAACCGCGGCAACGAATATGTCGATCACGCATTGAATCGCTACATGGATGAGCATATGTAA
- a CDS encoding alpha/beta hydrolase: MFFNTKKYAEEAEKNHKHDLKQEPTMFNMISLGLLATFAPTRIFLRMHKRHITDNVVVEESDVEQVPIIYFHGFRGGDYTTNVMVHQATKDKGNEKFLKVTVDLLGNFKLEGTWTGDEHPIVQIAFRQRIIGIYGIDYYLSFVLPFLSKRYHFKNYIAVAHSLACPCIIRTEMKHSSSKAFPHLTKCALIAGPFDGVTYLGDIPNVNVLNENGRPSMMNPHYLYLLFNRRKFNPNISVLNIYGNVLDNTNTDKFISVVSAKSIRYILAPKAHFYQEVEVRGKNDAEHSWMHDNPFVIDIINKFLNLKK, encoded by the coding sequence TTGTTTTTCAATACTAAAAAATACGCTGAAGAAGCGGAAAAGAACCATAAACATGATCTAAAACAAGAACCAACCATGTTTAACATGATTTCATTGGGACTACTGGCAACTTTTGCCCCAACCCGTATTTTCTTGCGCATGCATAAGCGCCATATTACCGATAATGTGGTCGTTGAAGAAAGCGACGTCGAGCAAGTGCCGATCATTTATTTCCACGGTTTCCGCGGCGGTGACTACACCACCAATGTCATGGTGCATCAGGCAACTAAAGACAAAGGAAACGAGAAATTTTTAAAGGTTACTGTCGATTTACTCGGTAATTTTAAACTTGAAGGTACCTGGACAGGTGACGAGCATCCCATCGTGCAAATTGCCTTCCGGCAAAGAATCATCGGCATCTATGGCATCGACTATTACCTGAGTTTTGTCCTGCCATTTTTATCTAAAAGATACCACTTCAAAAACTACATCGCAGTGGCCCACTCACTTGCTTGTCCTTGCATCATTAGAACCGAGATGAAGCATTCTTCAAGTAAAGCTTTTCCGCATTTAACTAAATGCGCTCTTATTGCTGGTCCATTTGACGGGGTAACTTATCTTGGCGACATCCCTAACGTTAATGTTTTAAACGAAAACGGACGTCCAAGCATGATGAACCCACATTATCTCTATCTTTTATTCAACCGCAGAAAATTCAATCCTAACATTTCCGTCTTAAATATCTACGGCAACGTCTTGGACAATACTAATACAGATAAATTTATTTCCGTCGTCTCAGCTAAAAGCATTCGCTACATTTTGGCTCCTAAAGCTCATTTCTACCAAGAAGTCGAGGTCCGTGGCAAAAACGATGCGGAACACAGCTGGATGCACGATAATCCTTTCGTAATTGACATTATTAATAAATTTCTTAACTTAAAAAAATAG
- the cls gene encoding cardiolipin synthase, whose protein sequence is MIWWHDFIRIIFITNTILAFYIVFHRKRSVSTTWAWLIILLILPVIGITLYAFFGRGISQENIFAINKQKHIGLHNVQESITEAPKHVSPSDTSSAGEIAIRFFNQDDESPLTKNNNVELYTEGETFFHDMLKDIVRAKETINIEFYTFYSDNIGNRVLQLLIKKAQQGVKVRVIYDAWGSMGATKAWFDQLRDAGGEVLPFITSKNMITRYRINYHLHRKIVVIDGNISWTGGFNIGDQYLGKKKKFGHWRDSQVRIVGSASLLLQERFVMDWNASVKEADQIIRFNSTLFPDLDETNIHQGDIATQIVSDGPDRYTPYMRNGMMRLMLLARKRLWIQTPYLIPDDAVFAAWQTIAASGVDVRIMIPCKPDHPFIYRATQWYANELTRCGVKIYIYEDGFLHAKTTIIDDKFSSVGSMNQDYRSYDLNFEDNAIFYDKDFNEKMAQVFEEDMKKSHLLTPEEIKKQGRLLRTLQSFSSMLSPIL, encoded by the coding sequence ATGATTTGGTGGCATGATTTTATCAGAATTATCTTTATAACTAATACGATCTTAGCCTTCTACATCGTTTTCCACCGGAAGCGTTCAGTTTCTACAACTTGGGCTTGGCTGATTATTTTGCTTATTCTGCCAGTAATCGGTATTACCCTTTATGCCTTTTTTGGTCGAGGTATTTCCCAGGAAAACATTTTTGCCATCAATAAACAGAAACACATCGGCCTGCACAATGTTCAGGAGTCAATTACTGAGGCCCCTAAGCATGTCAGCCCTTCTGATACGTCAAGTGCCGGTGAGATAGCCATCCGCTTTTTTAACCAGGATGATGAATCTCCTTTGACCAAAAACAATAATGTTGAGCTTTACACGGAAGGCGAAACCTTCTTCCACGACATGCTCAAAGACATTGTTCGCGCTAAAGAAACTATTAATATCGAATTCTACACTTTTTACAGTGACAACATTGGTAACCGTGTTTTGCAACTGTTGATTAAAAAGGCCCAACAAGGCGTTAAGGTGCGCGTAATCTACGATGCCTGGGGCTCAATGGGTGCCACTAAAGCCTGGTTTGATCAATTGCGGGATGCGGGCGGCGAAGTTTTGCCCTTTATTACTTCTAAAAATATGATCACCAGATACCGTATCAATTACCACTTGCACCGCAAAATCGTGGTCATTGACGGTAATATTTCTTGGACTGGCGGTTTCAACATTGGTGATCAATATTTAGGTAAGAAAAAGAAATTCGGTCATTGGCGCGACAGTCAGGTACGCATTGTGGGTTCTGCCTCTCTGCTTTTACAAGAACGTTTCGTGATGGACTGGAACGCTTCAGTTAAAGAAGCAGATCAGATCATTCGCTTTAACTCCACTCTTTTTCCAGATCTTGATGAAACCAACATTCATCAGGGCGACATCGCTACGCAAATCGTCTCAGATGGTCCCGACCGTTACACGCCATACATGCGCAATGGCATGATGCGACTCATGCTACTGGCTCGAAAGAGATTATGGATTCAAACACCTTATCTGATACCAGATGACGCCGTTTTTGCGGCATGGCAAACGATCGCTGCATCGGGTGTCGACGTGCGCATCATGATTCCTTGCAAACCGGACCACCCATTCATTTATCGCGCTACGCAATGGTACGCTAATGAGTTAACTCGTTGCGGTGTCAAAATTTATATTTACGAAGATGGCTTTTTACATGCGAAAACGACTATCATCGATGACAAATTTTCTAGCGTCGGTTCAATGAACCAAGACTATCGTTCATACGATTTGAACTTTGAAGACAACGCTATTTTTTACGATAAAGATTTCAACGAAAAAATGGCTCAGGTCTTTGAAGAAGATATGAAGAAATCTCATTTGCTCACACCTGAGGAAATAAAAAAGCAAGGTCGTTTATTACGAACCTTGCAGAGTTTTTCTAGTATGCTATCACCAATTTTATAA
- a CDS encoding NAD-dependent protein deacylase, with amino-acid sequence MNHDDLTELQQDLDNAKHVVFLTGAGVSTHSGIPDYRSKNGIYNGVQESPETILSESTLYNRPEFFYHFVMDNMYFPDAKPNLIHEKIAQICNKKGDLITQNIDRLDTKAGNEHVTEFHGNLYNIYCTKCHQPVSYDEYAKCYIHQNCGGIIRPGIVLYGEAINPETLNNSVNVMQKSDLIIISGTSFVVYPFAQLLAYRKENTKIYSINKTEIPAPGVKQIIGDALDAFKQLN; translated from the coding sequence ATGAATCATGATGATTTAACTGAATTGCAGCAAGATTTAGATAATGCAAAACATGTTGTCTTCTTAACGGGAGCCGGTGTTTCTACACACTCAGGCATCCCCGATTACCGCTCCAAAAACGGTATCTACAATGGCGTACAGGAAAGTCCCGAGACGATTTTAAGTGAAAGTACACTCTATAATCGCCCCGAATTTTTCTATCATTTCGTGATGGACAATATGTACTTTCCCGATGCCAAGCCAAATCTAATTCATGAAAAAATTGCGCAAATTTGCAATAAAAAAGGCGATTTGATCACGCAAAATATTGATAGATTGGATACGAAAGCTGGCAATGAACACGTAACAGAATTCCACGGCAATTTGTATAATATATACTGTACTAAATGTCATCAGCCAGTTTCCTATGATGAATACGCCAAGTGCTACATTCATCAAAACTGCGGCGGAATTATTCGTCCAGGAATTGTGCTTTACGGGGAAGCAATCAATCCCGAAACGCTAAACAATTCGGTCAATGTTATGCAAAAATCCGACTTAATTATCATCAGCGGTACTAGTTTTGTGGTTTATCCATTTGCCCAACTATTGGCCTACCGCAAAGAAAACACAAAAATTTATTCGATTAACAAAACTGAAATTCCGGCTCCTGGCGTAAAACAAATCATTGGAGACGCGCTTGATGCATTTAAACAATTGAATTAG
- a CDS encoding TerC family protein: protein MAILKLYAPFFDGNNWLHVLTSGKDWMIILTLIIMECLLSVDNAVVLAAQTQVLPTKAEKEKSLIYGLWGAYLFRFIVIGIGTYLINFWEIKLAGSIYLFYLSFKFFYDQRHPKQAAEHEKEKEEREEARHKGKKKKKKHVLSLFWRTVISIESMDIVFSIDSVLAALAISDNPVVVLIGGMIGILCMRGVAEIIIKLMDIIPELQPMAYVLIGIIALKLLLALPPLRWEMPNTAFAILVFAILGITIIFHFWRIRKHGHKHL from the coding sequence ATGGCAATTCTTAAATTGTACGCACCCTTTTTCGATGGCAATAACTGGTTGCACGTTTTAACCAGTGGCAAGGACTGGATGATTATTCTTACTTTAATCATCATGGAATGTCTGCTCTCAGTTGATAACGCAGTAGTGTTAGCGGCTCAAACTCAAGTATTACCTACTAAAGCTGAAAAGGAAAAGTCCCTGATCTATGGTCTTTGGGGCGCATACCTTTTTAGATTCATCGTTATTGGGATTGGTACTTATTTGATCAACTTTTGGGAAATCAAATTAGCCGGTAGTATTTATTTGTTCTACCTATCATTCAAGTTCTTCTATGATCAGCGCCACCCTAAGCAAGCAGCTGAACACGAAAAAGAAAAGGAAGAGCGTGAAGAAGCACGTCATAAAGGAAAGAAAAAGAAGAAAAAACACGTCCTTTCTCTTTTCTGGCGGACAGTTATTTCGATTGAATCAATGGACATCGTCTTTTCAATTGACTCCGTTCTTGCAGCTTTGGCTATTTCAGACAACCCAGTAGTTGTTTTAATTGGTGGTATGATCGGTATCCTCTGCATGAGAGGTGTGGCCGAAATTATCATTAAGTTGATGGACATTATTCCGGAATTGCAGCCAATGGCTTATGTTTTGATCGGAATTATTGCACTTAAGTTGTTATTGGCTTTGCCACCACTAAGATGGGAAATGCCTAATACAGCATTCGCAATTCTCGTCTTTGCAATTTTAGGTATAACCATTATTTTCCACTTCTGGCGCATCAGAAAGCATGGACATAAACATTTATAG
- a CDS encoding transposase produces MCDVRFRVCKFRINPPGSDDEWEVLITNLDRNEYPLARMKEIYHLRWGIETSFRELKYDLSGIQFHSKKDQFVYMEIYAHFAMYNAVSLSIIASSKPYTQGKYQYQIDFKMACCIWRRYFSISDNSDKNFTQLLLDVAFYLTPIRPGRKDKRNLKVKLVVGFPYRLAA; encoded by the coding sequence ATGTGTGATGTTAGATTTAGAGTTTGTAAGTTTAGAATCAATCCACCAGGTTCAGACGATGAGTGGGAAGTCCTCATCACCAATTTAGATCGAAATGAATATCCTTTAGCTAGAATGAAAGAGATCTATCATCTTCGCTGGGGAATAGAAACTTCTTTTAGGGAGCTTAAATATGACTTAAGCGGCATACAGTTTCATTCTAAAAAAGATCAATTTGTTTATATGGAAATATACGCCCATTTTGCAATGTATAATGCCGTGAGTTTATCAATAATTGCGAGCTCCAAACCGTATACTCAGGGAAAATATCAATATCAAATAGATTTTAAAATGGCCTGTTGTATCTGGCGACGATATTTTAGTATAAGTGATAATTCAGATAAAAACTTCACACAATTACTGCTGGATGTGGCATTTTATTTAACGCCCATTCGACCAGGAAGAAAAGATAAACGAAATCTAAAAGTTAAATTAGTAGTTGGCTTTCCTTATCGTCTAGCAGCTTGA